Proteins encoded together in one Miscanthus floridulus cultivar M001 chromosome 16, ASM1932011v1, whole genome shotgun sequence window:
- the LOC136510576 gene encoding protein NETWORKED 2D-like, whose translation MLQRAASNAYSWWWASHVRTKQSKWLDNNLRDMEDRVKCILFLLGEEADSFAKRAEMYYKRRPEVISSVEEAYRAYRALAERYDHMSGELQKANHTIATAFADQIRYSLLEEDDDNLPKAFTTVDRRKIHKSTVEGLMKKKHGEKSGLKDSGKKSAAPISKGNAQAEISRLQKEILVLQTEKEFIKSSYESGIAKYWDLEKQINEKQEEVCYFQDEFNESAAIEDHEAQALMTATALKSCEGTIIKMQEQQTSFFRQAMIESERVKISRDKLKGIFRAHGKSLSYSGNPADENVNNDASARKDELFSMKQEKTELQELVDKIRGYFEMSSDLSVEDIAEKMDEIVNKVVDLELMISTQTAQINRLCLENNRLEKSLQKLDEKTEQTRDSGELHGKLKEAEEELIRVHNLEASYYAEERIVYTNFEETINSFCDILHMLQSPFIEHHQAVSRCMLKDDATASTDTEPSSVHGKTNPSEDPDMDETARKPHVDGFLNRPETSEPSIFHDDCQSSICHYEIKAEKHSHVDKTKDLWCCEFEDKFSISASVDVGTTENADHNLSADNNNGGPEHVDEITNNTESSVQPYIAHSHEGDQLEQLHHISPSSPGENVKQEDNVIYYSTQCNNMSESRSEQNMEMNEAEASYITKNPTSTSGEVANVGDQEDVMIILQQMLMTGLQDKEKVLLDEYTSILGNYKNAKRRLAEVEMKNQECLNEMRAMISELECANGMKDAEIRSLRELL comes from the exons ATGCTGCAGCGGGCGGCCAGCAATGCGTATTCGTGGTGGTGGGCGAGCCATGTCCGCACCAAGCAGTCCAAATGGCTCGACAACAACCTCAGAG ATATGGAAGATAGGGTCAAGTGTATTCTCTTCCTCCTTGGGGAGGAAGCTGATTCTTTCGCTAAGAGGGCGGAAATGTATTACAAGCGAAGACCCGAGGTGATCAGTTCAGTAGAAGAAGCATACCGGGCATACAGGGCCCTTGCTGAACGCTATGACCATATGTCAGGGGAGTTACAGAAAGCAAACCACACCATTGCAACTGCCTTCGCTGATCAGATTCGGTATTCATTGTTAGAAGAGGACGATGATAATCTCCCAAAGGCTTTTACCACAGTTGATCGTCGCAAAATCCACAAGTCAACGGTGGAGGGACTGATGAAGAAGAAGCATGGTGAGAAATCAGGACTGAAGGATTCAGGCAAGAAATCTGCAGCTCCAATCAGCAAGGGTAATGCACAAGCTGAGATTAGCAGGCTGCAGAAAGAGATATTAGTCCTGCAGACTGAGAAAGAATTCATCAAAAGCTCTTATGAGAGTGGAATAGCAAAGTACTGGGATCTTGAAAAACAAATTAATGAAAAGCAGGAAGAAGTTTGCTACTTCCAAGATGAGTTCAATGAAAGTGCAGCAATAGAGGATCATGAGGCCCAGGCTTTGATGACAGCCACTGCTCTTAAATCTTGTGAAGGTACCATTATCAAAATGCAGGAGCAACAAACGTCATTTTTCAGGCAAGCTATGATTGAGTCCGAAAGAGTTAAGATTTCTAGGGATAAACTGAAGGGTATCTTCAGAGCACATGGTAAATCACTATCATATTCAGGAAATCCTGCGGATGAGAATGTTAATAATGATGCCAGTGCTAGGAAAGATGAATTGTTCTCCATGAAGCAGGAGAAAACTGAACTACAAGAACTGGTAGATAAGATCAGGGGATACTTTGAGATGAGCTCTGATCTTTCTGTGGAAGATATTGCAGAGAAAATGGATGAAATAGTTAACAAAGTTGTGGATTTGGAACTCATGATTTCAACCCAGACTGCACAGATAAATAGGCTGTGCCTAGAAAACAATAGGCTGGAGAAGTCATTACAGAAATTGGACGAGAAGACAGAACAAACCCGTGACTCAGGTGAATTACATGGCAAGCTCAAGGAGGCAGAAGAGGAGCTTATTAGAGTGCATAACCTTGAGGCATCCTATTATGCAGAAGAAAGAATAGTCTATACAAATTTCGAGGAAACAATAAATAGTTTCTGTGATATTTTACATATGCTGCAATCACCTTTCATTGAGCACCACCAAGCAGTTTCCAGGTGCATGCTGAAAGATGATGCAACAGCATCCACGGACACtgaaccatcaagtgtgcatggcaAAACAAACCCTTCAGAAGACCCTGATATGGATGAAACTGCAAGGAAGCCACATGTGGATGGATTTCTTAATCGTCCAGAAACATCAGAGCCAAGTATCTTCCATGACGATTGTCAGTCATCTATTTGCCACTATGAGATTAAAGCAGAAAAGCATTCTCATGTAGATAAAACAAAGGATTTGTGGTGTTGTGAGTTTGAAGATAAGTTCAGTATATCTGCATCAGTGGATGTAGGAACAACAGAAAATGCAGACCATAATTTGTCTGCTGATAACAATAATGGAGGACCAGAACATGTTGATGAAATCACTAATAACACTGAAAGCAGTGTGCAACCATATATTGCACACTCCCATGAGGGTGACCAATTAGAACAGCTGCATCACATTTCCCCAAGCAGCCCAGGAGAAAATGTGAAACAAGAGGATAATGTGATATATTACTCAACACAGTGTAACAACATGTCTGAGAGCAGGTCAGAACAGAATATGGAGATGAACGAAGCAGAGGCTTCATATATCACTAAAAATCCTACTTCTACTAGTGGGGAAGTTGCAAATGTTGGAGATCAAGAGGATGTCATGATTATTCTGCAGCAGATGCTTATGACTGGACTCCAAGATAAGGAAAAAGTACTATTAGACGAGTACACTTCCATCCTCGGAAACTATAAGAATGCAAAGCGAAGGCTTGCAGAAGTGGAAATGAAGAACCAGGAATGCTTGAATGAGATGCGAGCCATGATAAGTGAACTAGAGTGTGCCAACGGAATGAAGGATGCTGAGATTCGGTCACTTCGTGAGCTCTTATAA
- the LOC136514393 gene encoding uncharacterized protein isoform X2, which yields MARMRPVGGCLSARRAAAHLRQQAPAVRGSPAGGRAACHPPNRPLAGLTGTEMERSIWWYHVQSIAPASGFTSLVLCTVVRCNFPAVNIALSGTSGLGCLTESIKSTACMPFSSLVGVPLCQ from the exons ATGGCACGGATGCGCCCCGTCGGTGGCTGCCTCTCGGCAAGGCGTGCCGCGGCGCACCTACGCCAGCAAGCCCCGGCGGTGCGGGGGAGCCCCGCCGGTGGCCGCGCCGCGTGTCACCCGCCCAACCGTCCGCTCGCCGGTTTG ACAGGTACTGAAATGGAAAGATCAATATGGTGGTACCATGTTCAATCAATTGCGCCAGCTTCGGGCTTCACTTCGTTGGTCCT TTGCACAGTTGTACGATGCAATTTTCCTGCAGTGAACATTGCTCTTTCAG GTACATCTGGCCTAGGTTGTTTGACAGAGAGCATCAAG TCTACCGCGTGCATGCCATTCAGCAGTCTAGTAGGGGTCCCATTGTGCCAGTGA
- the LOC136514393 gene encoding uncharacterized protein isoform X1 has protein sequence MARMRPVGGCLSARRAAAHLRQQAPAVRGSPAGGRAACHPPNRPLAGLTGTEMERSIWWYHVQSIAPASGFTSLVLCTVVRCNFPAVNIALSGTSGLGCLTESIKQSTACMPFSSLVGVPLCQ, from the exons ATGGCACGGATGCGCCCCGTCGGTGGCTGCCTCTCGGCAAGGCGTGCCGCGGCGCACCTACGCCAGCAAGCCCCGGCGGTGCGGGGGAGCCCCGCCGGTGGCCGCGCCGCGTGTCACCCGCCCAACCGTCCGCTCGCCGGTTTG ACAGGTACTGAAATGGAAAGATCAATATGGTGGTACCATGTTCAATCAATTGCGCCAGCTTCGGGCTTCACTTCGTTGGTCCT TTGCACAGTTGTACGATGCAATTTTCCTGCAGTGAACATTGCTCTTTCAG GTACATCTGGCCTAGGTTGTTTGACAGAGAGCATCAAG CAGTCTACCGCGTGCATGCCATTCAGCAGTCTAGTAGGGGTCCCATTGTGCCAGTGA